In one Balaenoptera musculus isolate JJ_BM4_2016_0621 chromosome 2, mBalMus1.pri.v3, whole genome shotgun sequence genomic region, the following are encoded:
- the LOC118889538 gene encoding LOW QUALITY PROTEIN: ribose-5-phosphate isomerase-like (The sequence of the model RefSeq protein was modified relative to this genomic sequence to represent the inferred CDS: inserted 1 base in 1 codon) → MIYRFNGGNSWGVPGSHVQLPGRAQFGAGSASTAGGGANSVCPAPSTMSKAEEAKKLAGRAAVENHVRNNQVLGIGSGSTIVHAVQRIAERVKQENLNLVCIPTSFQARQLILQYGLTLSDLDRHPEIDLAIHGADEVDADLNLIKGGGGCLTQEKTVAANASRFIVIADFRKDSKNLGDQWHKGIPIEVIPMAYVPVSRAVTQKFGGVIELRMAVNKAGPVVTDNGNFILDWKFDRVHKWSEVNTTIKMXPGVVDTGLFINLAERVYFGMQDGSVNMREKPF, encoded by the exons atgatctacagattcaat ggcgGGAACAGCTGGGGCGTTCCGGGTTCCCACGTGCAGTTGCCGGGACGCGCGCAGTTCGGCGCTGGCAGCGCAAGTACAGCTGGCGGGGGCGCTAACAGCGTCTGCCCGGCCCCCTCCACGATGTCCAAGGCCGAGGAGGCCAAGAAGCTGGCGGGCCGTGCGGCCGTGGAGAACCACGTGAGGAATAACCAAGTGCTGGGAATTGGGAGTGGTTCTACAATTGTCCACGCTGTGCAGCGAATAGCTGAAAGAGTGAAACAAGAGAATCTGAACCTCGTCTGTATTCCCACTTCCTTCCAGGCCCGTCAGCTCATCCTGCAGTATGGCTTAACTCTCAGTGACCTGGACCGACACCCAGAGATTGACCTTGCCATCCATGGTGCTGATGAAGTAGATGCTGATCTCAATCTCATCAAGGGTGGTGGAGGCTGCCTGACCCAGGAGAAAACTGTGGCTGCCAATGCCAGTCGCTTCATCGTGATTGCCGATTTCAGGAAGGATTCAAAGAACCTCGGGGATCAGTggcacaagggaatccccatcgAGGTCATCCCAATGGCCTATGTCCCCGTGAGCCGAGCTGTGACCCAGAAGTTTGGGGGTGTGATTGAACTTCGAATGGCTGTCAACAAGGCAGGTCCTGTGGTGACGGATAATGGGAATTTTATCCTGGACTGGAAGTTTGACCGGGTCCACAAATGGAGTGAAGTGAACACAACGATCAAAA ATCCAGGCGTGGTGGACACGGGCCTGTTCATCAACCTGGCGGAGAGAGTCTACTTCGGGATGCAGGACGGCTCGGTGAACATGAGGGAGAAGCCTTTCTAA